A genomic segment from Heterodontus francisci isolate sHetFra1 unplaced genomic scaffold, sHetFra1.hap1 HAP1_SCAFFOLD_58, whole genome shotgun sequence encodes:
- the LOC137365855 gene encoding histone H2B 1/2-like, which translates to MPEKKKAAPKKGAKKALNKPSAKGGKKRRKSRKESYSIYIYKVMKQVHPDTGISSKAMSIMNSFVNDIFERIAGEASRLAHYNKRSTISSREIQTAVRLLLPGELAKHAVSEGTKAVTKYTSSK; encoded by the coding sequence atgccTGAAAAGAAGAAGGCAGCTccgaagaagggcgccaagaaagccttaaataaaccgtcagcaaagggcggcaagaagcggagaaagtcgaggaaggagagttactccatctacatctacaaagtgatgaagcaggttcaccccgacaccggcatctcctccaaggccatgagcatcatgaactcgtttgtgaacgatattttcgagcgcatcgcgggtgaggcttcccgcctggcccattacaacaagcgcagcaccatcagctcccgggagatccagaccgccgtgcgcctgctgctgcccggggagctggccaagcacgccgtgtcggaagggacaaaggcggtgaccaagtacaccagctccaagtaa
- the LOC137365866 gene encoding histone H3-like — protein sequence MARTKQTARKSTGGKAPRKQLATKAAQKSAPATGGVKKPHRYRPGSVALREIRRYQKSTELLIRKLPFQRLLREIAQDFKTDLRFQSSAVMALQEASEAYLVGLFEDTNLCAIHAKRVTIMPKDIQLARRIRGERAENPASVTSGTDKRKRAGFTRHTTRSREFVNFTKPANFILGKERIKINVILSQRFQIPSLFFVLFNSFRHQSQARFKNVV from the exons ATGGCCCGGACAAAGCAGACAGCGcgtaaatcgaccggagggaaagctcctcgcaaacagctggctaccaaagcggcccagaagagcgctccagccacgggtggAGTAAAGAAGCCTCATCGCTACAGACCCGGCAgtgtggctctgagggagatccgccgctaccagaaatccactgagctcctcatccgcaaactgcccttccagcgcctgctCAGAGAGATCgctcaggacttcaagacagacctgcgcttccagagctcggccgtcatggccctgcaggaggccagcgaggcttacctggtggggctctttgaggacaccaacctgtgcgccatccacgccaagcgagtcaccatcatgcccaaagatatccagctggcccgccgcatccgcggggaacgcgccGAAAACccggcttcagtaacaagt ggcaCTGACAAacggaagagggcgggatttacccgccacactaccagaagcagagaatttgtcaatttcacaaagcccgccaatttcattctcGGAaaagagcggattaaaataaatgtcatccttagtcaaagatttcaaatcccttctcttttttttgttttattcaattctttCCGTCACCAATCACAAGCGCGGTTTAAAAATGTTGTGTAA